The following is a genomic window from Verrucomicrobiia bacterium.
CTGCCCCCTCCGGCCGCCTTTCCCGACGGTACGCCTCAGCCAGCAGCGTGACCGGATGAACCACCCTCAGTCTCATGCCGGCGCTGCGGGCTCCGTTCATGAGTTGCAGCAGGCACCCGGGATTGCCCGTGGCCACCACTTCCGCGCCCGTGCGGCGCAGATGCGCCAGCTTGCGCTCCAGAAGCTGCCGCGCCATCTCGGGCTGAATGACGTTGTAAATGCCCGCACTCCCGCAGCACCAGTTGCTTTCCGGCAGTTCAATCAGCTCCAGGTTGGGAATGGACCGCAAAAGGGCGCGCGGCTGGGCCACAATCTTTTGCCCATGCGCCAGATGACAGCTTTCATGGTAGGCCACCCGCAGCTTGGGCTGGCTGCCGCCCGGCGCGCGCCAACCGATGCGTACCAGCCATTCATGGATGTCCTGCACTTTTTGATCCCAGGCTCGTGCCGTTGCCGCCCATGCCGGATCCTCACCGAGCAGCCGGGAGTAATGCCGCAGATGCGACCCGCAGCCCCCGGCATTCGTGATGATCGCGTCGTACTCTCCCGGCGGAAACTGTTCCAGTTGACGCCGCGCCAGCTCGCAGGCCAGCGTCAATTCGCCGTTATGCGCATGCAGAGAGCCGCAACAATGCTGGTGCGGCGGGGTGACCACCTCGCAACCATTGGCCGCCAGCACCTCCGCGGTGTCCCGGTTGATCTCGCTGAAAAGTATGTCCTGCGCGCAGCCCGTCAGCAGCGCCACGCGATGCCGGCGTTGCCCAACCGCCGGCAGCCGGGGCGGAATCAGTTGCGCGGACCACCGCGGCTGCACCGGCGGGGTCATCGCCTCCAATTCCTGCCAGCGCCGCGGCAGCAGGCGCAACAGGCCGCTGCGCCGCAGCAAACCCTGCGCGCCACTCGCTTCGTAGAGGCGCAACAGCCGGCCCAGCGCCTTCAACCGGCGCATATCCATGAACAACCACCGTATCGTGACCGACCGCACCAACCGCCGCAGGGGGCGCTCCAGCCTCCCGCTCAGCTCGGCCTCCGCCCGCGCCGCCTCAAACATCTCCGCATAATTCACGCCGGCCGGGCAGGCCGTCATGCACGCAAAACAGCCCAGACAAAAGTACATCTCCCGGGCCAGCGTCTCCGTCATGCCCAACTGGCCGTCCGCCACCGACCGCAGCAGCGCAATCCGCCCGCGCGGACTGTGCCGTTCAATATGCGTCGCCTCGTAGGTGGGGCACACCGGCAGACACAGCCCGCAATGCATGCACTGCTGCAGAATCGCATAATCCAGATGCCGCAAAAGCGAAGGCCCGCCGGCCGGCCCGGCTGAAGGTGCTAGTCCCATAACTTCCCCGGATTCAAGATGCCCTGCGGATCCAGCACCCGGCGAAACGCCCGCATCACCCGCATCTGGGCCTCACCCGCCTGTCGCGGCAGGATGTGCTTCTTGGCCAGCCCCACACCGTGCTCGCCGGTAATGGTGCCCCCGAGCCGGATGGCCTCCTCGAAAATCTCCTTGAACGCCGCCTCCACGCGGTGCATTTCTTCGGCGTTGCGCTCGTCCGTCAAACACGTGGGATGCAGGTTGCCGTCGCCCATGTGGCCAAAGGTGCCGATGCGCAACCGGTATTTTTGCGCCACCTGCTGCACAAAACGAATCATCCGCGCCAGCTCGCTGCGCGGCACCGTAGCATCCTCCAATATCGTGGTCGGCCCCACCCGCGCCAGGGCGCTGAACGCCGTCCGGCGCGCCGCCGCCAGGCGCTCGGCCTCGGCGGCATCCCCGGCCACCCGCACCTCGCGCGCACCCTGCTCCCGGCAAATGCGTTCCATGGCCGCGGCTTCCTCCGCCACCGCGGCGGGGTGCCCATCGGTTTCAATCAATAACAACGCCTCGCAATCCAGCGGCAGCCCAATCTTGGCGTAATCCTCCACACACTGCAGGGTCGTGCGATCCAGAAATTCGAGGGTGCACGGAATTATCGGCGCGGCAATGATGGC
Proteins encoded in this region:
- a CDS encoding (Fe-S)-binding protein, whose amino-acid sequence is MGLAPSAGPAGGPSLLRHLDYAILQQCMHCGLCLPVCPTYEATHIERHSPRGRIALLRSVADGQLGMTETLAREMYFCLGCFACMTACPAGVNYAEMFEAARAEAELSGRLERPLRRLVRSVTIRWLFMDMRRLKALGRLLRLYEASGAQGLLRRSGLLRLLPRRWQELEAMTPPVQPRWSAQLIPPRLPAVGQRRHRVALLTGCAQDILFSEINRDTAEVLAANGCEVVTPPHQHCCGSLHAHNGELTLACELARRQLEQFPPGEYDAIITNAGGCGSHLRHYSRLLGEDPAWAATARAWDQKVQDIHEWLVRIGWRAPGGSQPKLRVAYHESCHLAHGQKIVAQPRALLRSIPNLELIELPESNWCCGSAGIYNVIQPEMARQLLERKLAHLRRTGAEVVATGNPGCLLQLMNGARSAGMRLRVVHPVTLLAEAYRRERRPEGAGQGGRAD